In Hyphomicrobium denitrificans 1NES1, the genomic stretch ACTTCCGCCCTACGTCGTGGCGCAAGACCGTACATTGATCGAGCTTGCCGAGAAACGGCCTGATACGGAAACGGCCTTGCACGACATCCTCGGACTCGGCGCCAGCAAGATCGCGCGATATGGCGCGGCGTTCATGCAGGTCATTTCGCAATTCAAGAAGCATCCGGTTTTGACCAACCGGCTATCGGCAAGCGTGAATGCAACGCTCGCGGCGCATCTCAGGGGGCTTGACGCCGAGCAGATCGCATCCGAGCGCGGGCTCGAGGTTGCGACCGTCTATGGTCATCTCGCCGAGGCGATCGAGGCGGGATTAATCGGTGCGGAGGATGCGCTTCACCTCGATCCCGCCGAGCGCGACGAGATCGAAGCGGCGTTCGATCGCTGCGAGACGCGGGATACGGGAAAACTCGGACCTGCATTTGCAGCGCTCGACGGGCGCTACAATTACGGCATTCTCAAATGCCTGCTCGCTGACGCCGGCTAGCGCGATCGGCTTCGAAGCGGCGAAGAATTTCCGATCCTCTGCCTGAGGTAAACGCGACGCGAACGGTCGGGCCCTCGGTGCCGACGACTGCGCATTCGGCACTGTCGCCGTACTGTTCCCAATAGAGGCGCACCTGCTGCGGCAGAACCACGGGCCGGCTCAATTCGATTTCGGCACCGTCATCGTCAATTTGATGAACGGTGCACCGGAATGGCGCAACACCACCGATCTCCAGCAGCGCATGGACGAGCGACGTCCGCCTGCCGAATGTCGGTTTGCCGCAATGCGTGCTGATATTGGACACGGGAGCCCTCGGGGATCGATAAGTCGTAGGGAGACAGGCAAGACGAGTACCAGACCCGAGCCACGCCGGCGATCGGGAGTGTGCCTTCCTGCTGTTTGCCTAATGAAGGGTTACCCGCGATCCGACGCGCGCGGCGCTCGTGCGAGGCGTCTCCCGATCCCATCGCACAGAGCGCGCAATTCGGGCGTCCAGGAGGCCACGTTCGAAGCGAAGAGGTTCGCTTCGGATTTAAGAATGACGCCGTCGTCGAGCACGCGCAGCCCGTTGGCGCGCAACGTTTCTCCCGTCGTGGTGATGTCGACGATGAGCTCTGCGGTGCCTGCTGCGGGCGCACCCTCAGTCGCTCCGGCGCTTTCGACGATACGGTAGTCGCCGAAGCCTTTCGATGCGAAGAAGCGGCGCGTGAGGTTCATGTATTTCGTCGCGACGCGCGGCCAGCGGCCATGCCTCCGTCGAAATGGCATCGCGATCTCTTCCAGATCGGCGACGGTCACGACGTCGATCCAGCAAGCGGGCACCGCCACGACGACATCGGCAAAGCCGAAGCCGAGCTTATGCACGAAGCCGATGCGCGTCGCAGCATCAGAGATATTCTCGCGAATGAGATCCTCGCCGGTGATGCCGAGATGAACGCTCCCGGCCTTCAACGCTTCCGCGATTTCCGACGACGATACATAAGCGACGTCGACGTCCGGCAAGCCGTCGATCTCGCCGCGATAGCCGCGCGCATGCCCGACCTTGCGCACGACGAGTCCGGCACGCGCGAACATGTCGGTCGTCTGCTCCATCAGGCGACCCTTCGAGGGAATGGCCAGCGTCAACCTGCCCATGACGACGCTCCCTGTATCGCTGCCAGAAGACGCTCGGTGTGAATCGCGGCGCCAACGGCGGAAACGTCGACGTCCGCACCCGCTGCGCGCATCAGGCCGTCGTAGCGGCCGCCGGTCGCAACCGGACTCTGCGGTCCGAGCGTCTTGGCGCGAACTTCGAACACGAGGCCGGAATAATAGGCGAGCGTGCGTCCGAATTCGGCAGAGAACGTCACGCGATCGAGATCGATGCCGGCGTTTGCAAGAAGCGCCAAGCGGCGATCGTACATTTCCAACGCCTCGCTCGAACCGGCCGGCGCTCCGTTGACGAGTTCGGCAATCTTTGCGCCTGCGGTGCGCGCCGGCCCGGATATGCCGACGTAACGGCCGATCAGATCGGCGGCGGTGGTATCGAGCGGCTTTTCTTCGCGGCTCTCTCGGATACCGATCAGGTGCTCGGTAATATCCGATAACGGCCGCGTACCGATCAGCTCGATCGATTTCTCTTCGAGATACGCCGCGACGGTCGCTTCGCTGGCAGCGGGATCGGCGCTATCGAGCGACGACAGCAGCGCTTCGGGCATGGAAACGCGTGTCACGCCGCCGCCCGTTGCGAAAGCCTTCAGAGCTTCGCGAAATGCCAGCGGCTTTAGAAACGCGTCGTCCAGGCGCTTCTTCCAGCGCGGCGAAATACCGGCAACGTCGAGGATGCTCGAAAAAAGGCCGAGGTCTCCGAGACGCAGCGACCAATCCTTCAGGCCGACTTTTTTCATTGCCCTGATGACGATGGCGATGACGTCTGCCTCGGCCGCCTCGCGCTCGGTATCTCCGAAGCGCTCAATTCCCGCTTGCCGGAATTCGCGCGGATGGGAGGCATCGGCACCCTGAGGCTGGAAGCGGAACGCAGCGCCGCGATAGCAATAGCGCGCGGGCGTCGTCGGATCGGCGTGGCGTGCAAGATGCAGCCGGCATGTCGGCACCGTGAGGTCGGGCCGCAAGCAAAGCTCGGCGCCGTCCGGATCGGTGAAGACGTAGGTTCGGGCGCGCAGGCTTTCGCCGATGACGTCCAGGAAAACGTCGGCAGGCTGAATGACCGCGGGCGCAACTGCATCGTAGCCGGCCTTTGTAAAAACCGACATCAGCGTCTGCGCCTGAGCTTCGAGCGCCTCGAAATCTCGTGTCGTTTCCGCGGCCATGACCCTAGCGCCTTCCGCGGAGATCTGGAGGAGCAAGCGGTGCCGCACGGAAAACACCGACTGCGCGGCTGCTCCTCACCCTGACCCTCTCCCCGCTTGCGGGGCGAGGGAATTGAGTTAGCCGGCGAATGATCCTCGTGTCCGCACTTGTCCCCTCCCCTTGACGGGGAGGGGTCGGGGGTGGGGTCGGCTTCAATGCCAAATACGAAACATCTGCTTTGGGGAAAGATGCGCTACCCGAGAGATCACACACAGGCGTTCCCCCCACCCCTAACCCCTCCCCGCGTAGGGGGAGAGGAAGAAGTAGTGCGCGAGTTTCAATCGAGAGTTCCGCAATCGGCATTACGATTAATCCTGATGCCGCGCGATGAGTTTTTTGACTTCGTCGATCAGGCTCGACTCGGAGACGGAGAACTGCGCCGGACGTGCCGCCTTCCACTCCTTGTTGTCCTTGATTGCGGCGGCGGCCTTCGCGCCTTCGATCAGGTCCTTGATCGTCACTTCGCCCTTGGCGCGCTCGTCGGAGCCTTGAATGATCGCGCACGGCGCGTTGCGCTTGTCGGCGTATTTCATCTGCGCCTTCATGCCGGACGAGCCTAGGTACATCTCGGCGCGAACACCGGCGTTGCGCAAATCCTGCGTGATTTTCTGGTAGCGCGCGACCTCGCCCTTATCCATCACGAGCACGACGACAGGGCCGAGCGCTTCGGATTTCTTTTCGCCGATGAGCGACAATGCAGCTTGCAGGCGCGAGACGCCGATCGAGAAGCCGGTCGCGGGAACTTTTTCGCCTGTGAAGCGCGCGACGAGATCGTCGTAACGGCCGCCGCCGCCGACCGAGCCGAAGCGCACGGGCTTGCCGTCGTCGCCTTTGACCTCGAACGTCAGCTCGGCTTCGAACACGGGGCCGGTGTAATATTCGAGGCCGCGGACGACGGAGGGATCTATCAGGATTTGTCCAGAACCATATCCGGCGCTTCGCGTTAATTCGGTAATCCGCCGAAGTTCTTCCAATCCCTTGACAGCACGTTCACTTTTTTCGACTAATCCTGAAAGAGCCGAGATGGTCAGCGCATTGTCGATGGGATACCAGTATTCGGCCGGGTCCGGATCATTTTCGTCCTTGCCCCATTTTACATAATTGCCGATTGTTTCGGCACTTGGCCGAGCCGTTTTCGTTTCGGTACTGACAACCTTGGCCGAGAGAACATATGCCAGGACGAGTTTAGCTTGTTCGCCAGTCAGTCCGGCACCTATTGTGAAATCGCCGCTCTCATCTCGCCGACCTTTGCCGAGTAGTTCTCTGACGCCATCCATTCCAAGGCGATCAAACTTATCAATAGCACGAAGGACGGTCAGCCGACGGGCAACATTTTCGTTCCCTCCAATTCCCGCAGCCTCCATAACGCCGTCCAAGACCTTCCGGCTGTTGACCTTGATCACGTAGTCGCCGCGCTTGACGCCTAGCGCTTCCAGCGTATCGGCTGCAAGCATGCACATCTCGGCATCGGCCGCGATGCTTTCGGCGCCGACCGTATCGGCGTCGAACTGCATGAACTGGCGGAAGCGGCCCGGACCGGGCTTCTCGTTGCGGTAGACGTTGCCGAACGCATAGCGGCGGAATGGCTTCGGCAAGGTTTGAAAATTCTGTGCGACGTAGCGGGCGAGCGGCGCCGTCAGATCGTAGCGCAGGCTCATCCACTGCTCGTCCTCGTCCTGAAACGAAAAGACGCCGGCGTTCGGCCGGTCCTGGTCGGGCAGGAACTTGCCCAGCGCGTCGGTATATTCGATCGCCGGCGTTTCGAGCGCCTGGAACCCATAGCGCTCGTAGACGTCGCGGATCTTTGCGATCATCTCGTTCAGGCCGCGCAATTCCGCCGCTTCGATGTCGCGAAAGCCTTTGGCAAGGCGCGCCGCCGGTGCGGTTTGCGCCTGCGGCGGGATTGCCGTTTGCGCCTGCGGCGCGGGGCGCGCGCTGGTAGGGTCTTTGGACATGAGAAGCTATGGGAACCGTGATTACAAAAGTTGCCGTAGCACCTTGGGCGCCCGGCAGGCGAGCCCGCCTTATATCGGATCGCCCGGGCGGGCGAAAGTCGGGTTCAACGCCCGGATTTAACGGGTAAAATGCGATTTCAAGAGTCGATAAGCCGACTTGAGGCGCGCGCTCTTGCGCAAGCGGCCCTCCAGAAGGTGATATATGGCACGCGGCACCGCTGCGAGATCGCGGGCAACGATCAGATCGTAGAGCGGAACTTGCTCGACGCCGAAGCCATGTTTGAACGGATGCTCGCCGAGCCCCAAATCGAACCTGCGTACACCCCGGGCGACAAAATGCTTCATCGCTTCGATCATGACCAGCCGGCCGGGCGAGAGATGGCCCCATGTCTCGCCTGTCCCGAGATGCAGCATCGTGAATGTATCCTCGTGGACGATGCCAAATAGCGTCGCGACGATCTCGCCGTTGGCTTCGAGTGCAAACAACGACGCAAGTCCCGCATCGGACCCATCGATCGCCAGCCGCTCGCCGAATGTGCGGTAGGCCGGTTCATCGAGGATGCGTTTGCCGCCCGTCGCGCCGTGACGCGGAGTCAACTGTTCTTCGAGCACGGCATAGACGTGCGCGGCTTCCCCCGGCGTCTCGGCGCGATAGAAGCGCGGCGCTCCTTCCTTCTCCCAAAGCCGATAGCAGCGCTCGACCTCCTTGCGGTACTTCTTGCCGCGTTCGTGCAGATACGTGTCGACGCTTTCCGGAACCGTTACGAGATTGCCGGAGCACCGGGAGGGAACAATGCCCCAACGGGTCAGGAGCGGATTGGGCCGGCCGCCAATTTCAGCCGGCATGCGATCGAGCCGAATGAGATCGATATCGGACATTGCGCCGAGAACGGAACGCCAGATGCGCCGTATCGACCGCTGCCGTTCGGGAAGCGACGGTCCCAGGATCGGTCCGCCATAGCCGCCGGCACCGAGGTTGGCGAAGCGGGCAACCGTCCGCCTGCGTTTCTTCTGAACGAGCAGCGGCAGAATCAGCGCAACCTCGCCGCTGTTGCTCTCCGTGACGACGACGAGGCGCGGCATGGCGCGTCGCGACGGCGCCAGCTCCTCATAGAATACGGTCAACCAGTCGAGCGTCTGGAAGCCGGTCGAGACGAGTCCGCCCTGCACCGCTTCAAGCGCGGCAAGAGCTTCATCGGCTCCGTCGAAGACTTCCGTTATGTAGCGGGGCGCGGGCCATAGCGATAGGCGCGCATCAACGCGATCTGCGGCTACAAACGCTGCGCCGTTCCCCACATCGGCCGTCGCCATACGCACTCAAACTCTATTGGCGATTTCTGATTACCCTCTGCCCAGTCTCATCCGCCGCGCTCCAATCATTGCATCGTTTCGCTTGAGATCAAGCCTCAATTTGACCCGGCGAGTCGTGTGAAGTTCGGCAATAGAAATGATGGACTTCCCTTCGCATCTGCACACGTCAATGCGGGCCGGCGATTACGGCCGCAGCGACCGCGAAGAAGACGGTCTCAAAAACCTGCTCGACCGCGCCCAGGACGTCGCCCGTGTAACCGGCGATTTTACGCCGGGCGATCAAGGCGATGATGGCTGCGGCCGCAAAAGCGAACAGCGTGGCAACGACAAACTTCGACGTCGGCAAGACGAGCAATCCAGGTATTAACCCTAAAGCGAATGCGACGGCGACCTCGGATGGCGTCATCTCCGAGATTTTCTGGCTGACTTTGGCGATGCCGCCGGCGTGAGGCAGCCTCCACATCGTCAGGATTGTCGCGAGGCGCGCGCCGGCGTGACCGGCGATCATGACGCAGGCCGCAGAGCGCAGATCGAGTGCAACGAGTGCTGAATCTTTCAGCGCGAACGCAGCGATCAGCGCGATCGCGCCATACGTTCCGATGCTGCTGTCCTTCATGATTTCGAGGCGGCGCTCGCGCGTGCGGCCACCACCGAAGGCATCGGCAGTATCGGCGAGGCCATCTTCGTGCAGCGCGCCGGTGATCGCGATGGCCAGAACCAAGCCGATGACTATGGGAAGTGGTCCCGGAAAAAAGACTGCGCTCAGGAGAATGCCAGCCCCCGCGATCACGCCGACGATGGCGCCGACGAGCGGCATGTATTTAGCCGAGCGTGCAAGCCAGTCCGGCGGGCAGTCGCGGATCGACCCGACCGGCAACTGCGTCAGAAATTGCAGCGCGATCTGGAAGAGCCGTATCTCGCGGGCAATCATGCCGGGTGCTCACCGGGCAGCTCAGCCATGTCGCGCAGCATCAATTCCGCCGCGCGAATGAGCGGGATAGCAAGCGCCGCACCCGTTCCCTCGCCAAGCCGCATATCGAGTTGGAGCAGCGGTCTCGCACCGAGATGGTCGAGAAGTGCCTTGTGCCCCGGTTCAGCAGAGCAATGTGCGAAGACGCAGCACGCGCGCGTCTCCGGATAGAGCGCAATGGCTGCAAGGGCCGCGACCGTCGAGATGAAGCCGTCGACGACGATGATCCGGCGTTCCGCGGCGGCGGCGGCCATGGCGCCCGCCATCATGGCGATCTCAAAGCCGCCGAATTGCCGGAGCGCTTCACGCGCTCGTTCGTCTGGACTGATCGCTTGAATGTTTGCCCGGGCCCAAACAATCTCCAGGATCTTGCGCTTGTGCTCCAAGCCGAGAGCCGGTGCGCCCGCGCCAGGCCCGACGAGCGCGGCAAGATCGATTCCGGTCAATGCGCACGCGACGAGCGCCGCGGCACTGGTGTTTCCGATGCCGATTTCGCCGTACCCGACGATGCCGACCTCATCATCGGCGAGTTGCGCATCGGTAGCCCGCCCGGCTTCGAGTGCTTGCGCGCACTCGTCCGGACTCATCGCCGGTTCGAGCCGCGAATTCCTGGTGCCGCTCGCGACCCGCCGCTCGATCAGCTGATCGTGCGGCGGCAGCGGTTCGAGCATTCCGGCATCAACAAGCACGACATCGATGCCGGAGGCTCGCGCCAAAACGTTGACCCCGGCATTGGCCGCAAGAACCATTTTTGCGATCTCGCGCGTGATTGCCGAGGGATAGGCCGTCACGCCTTCAGCCGTCAGGCCGTGATCGGCCGCGAACACGAGAACTTTTGCGCGGCCGAGATCGGGCCGCAGCGTGCCGCTGACCATTCCGATTTGCAGAGCGAGGTCTTCAATGCGGCCGAGCGAGCCGACGGGCTTCGCTTTACCTCGGATACGTGCCCGAAGCTGCGCTTCGAGTACCGCGCGGGACGGGGCTTCCTTGTCGATGATGTTCATGCGCCGATATAGTCCTCTACGCTTCGCTCGGGCTGCGGCACATCGGTCGAATATTTGGCGAGACCTTCGAGGCCTTGCGGAACAGGACCGCCGTGCGCCCAGTCCAAAAGCTCGATCGTATGCACGACAGGAATATCGAGTGCCGTCTGCAATTGCTGGATGCATCCGATGTTCCCTGCTGCCACAACGTCTGGCCTCAGCGACTTGATATTTGCCGCCTTGCGGTCACGTAGCGCACCCGCGATTTCGGGCTGCACGATGTTGTAAATACCCGCCGAGCCACAGCAGAGATGGCTTTCCGGAATATCCAGCACCGTGAACCCAGCCTTTTTTAAAAGCGATTTCGGCTGAGAGATGACGCGCTGACCGTGCTGCAAAGAGCAGGCCGAGTGATAGGCCACTTTGAGACTCGACCATCGCTTGGGCGCGCCGAAATCGTGGCCGTCGAGAAATTCGGTCACGTCCTTGGCCATCGCTGCAATGTCCTTGGCACGTTTGGCGTACTCGGTTTCATGCCGCAGGAGATGGCCATAGTCCTTTACCGTCGTGCCGCAGCCCGACGTATTGATGATGACGGCATCGACACCGCCCTTGGCGATTTCCTTGCTCCAGGCCGCAACGTTGGCACGTGCGAACTTTATGGCTTCTTCCTCGCGTCCGATGTGCTGGCTCAAAGCACCACAACATCCTGCGCCGTTCGCGACGATGACGTCGATGCCGCCGCGAGCGAAAAGCCGGATCGTCGCGTCGTTGATCTGCGGCCTCAGAACCTGCTGCGCGCAGCCTGCGAGCAGAAGGACACGGCCTGTCCTGACCCCTGTCGGCGACGCTGTTCCAGGACCGCGAAAACGTGCGCTGCGCGGCGCCTCGGCCGGCGCAAGCTCGACCATCGCGGCCAGCTCCGGAATCTTGAGGGCGCGAAAGATCGGCGCCAGGCGGCGGCCCAAAGGCGCAGCGCGCATCGCCCAGCGGAAACGCCGCGGATAAGGAACGATTTCCGTCAGCGCTCTGCGGATCAACCGATCCTTCAGACTGCGGTTACCGGTCTTTTCGATATGGCCGCGCGCAATCTCGACGAGATGCATGTAGTCGACGCCCGACGGACACGTCGTCATGCAGGACAAGCACGTCAGGCATCGGTCGATATGCTTCGAGACTTCGGGCTTTGCCTCGATGCCCTTTTCGAGCATGTCCTTGATCGCGTAAATGCGCCCGCGCGGACTATCGCGCTCGTCCCCCAGGACGACATAGGTCGGGCACGTCGCCGTGCAAAGCCCGCAATGGACGCAGCGACGCAGGATGCGATCCGCTCGCGCGATTTCCGGATTCTCAAGCTGCTCCTTGGAAAAACTGGTGTGCATTGCGCCTGACTGTCAGACAGAAATTTCTAAAGGTTGGCGTACATCCGCCCGCGATTCAGAAGTCCATCGGGATCGAACGCGGACTTCACGCCGCGAGTCAATCGTTCGATTTCCGGCTTCAGCGGTTCGAAGACATCGACGCTGGCGCGGACTTCCGGTTGCGCGCGGATGAGCGTGGCGTGGCCGCCGCGAACCGACACGGCCCGGCGGACGTCGGCGGCACCGGCATCGGCGGCGGCCGGAACCTCAAGCCAGATCAACGCTCCGGCCCAATCGTAGAATGCCGTGGAGTCCATAAACTTCTCAATCGCAAAAACGATCTCGGCGGCCTTCGTCGGCAACGTCGAAATCCGCCAGAGGCTGGTTTCGGTCGAGAACGGCATGACCGACAGCGTGCGGAATTCGCTCCAAAGGCTCCAGGTCTCCTCGGCGTCGAGTTCGATCGGCGTGCCATACACCTTCAATGCGGCTTTGAGTTTTTCCTTGCGCGCTTCGATCGCGGTCGAAAACGTCTCCAGCCTCAAAAGCGTGACCGGTTGATCGATGCCCTTCAATTTCGGTTGCTTGAGGCGCGCGGCGCAACCCTTCGGCAGATGGACGGCGCCAGAGACTTCGAGCGGCGTCGCCATTGTCGCGGTCAGTGCCTCGATCGCGAGGTCGTCGGGGAGACCGGTATAAGCGAGCGTCAGCATCGTCTGGGGCAATGGCGCCACCTTGAACGTCACTTCGGTCATCACCGCGAGCGTGCCCCAACTGCCGGTCAGGCCGCGTGCGATATCGAGGCCCGTGACATTTTTCATCACGCGGCCACCGGATTTGAAGAGTTCGCCTCGGCCATTGACGGCACGAACGCCAAGAAGATTGTCGCGTGCGCTTCCTGCGAGGATGCGGCGGGAGCCTGAAAAATTCGTCGCGAAAACGCCGCCAATCGACAACGCGCCACCCGGGGCGCCGGTCGCCGGTCCCAGGTCGACCGGCTCGAAGGCAAGCATTTGTCCTCGTGCGGCCAAGATCGCTTCAATCTCATAGACCGGCGTTCCGGAGCGCGCCGACATGACGATCTCCGTCGGCTCGTATAGAGTTACGCCTTTGAGGCCCGCCGTCGACAGAACGATATCGGAGCGCGCGACGCGGCCGGCATTGCGCAAGGCGCCGTGACCGACAACCTCGACGCGCCGTTTCTGGGCGGCGAGCTTCGCGATCATCGACTGCAGCTCCCACTCGGCTGCGGGTCGCAAGAGTTCGGTCACGAACGCACCATGTGCTAAGCGGCCTCGGGGGTGCTCGCGGCGCGGCCCGAGCGCATCGTCTCGGTGGCCGCCAGCGGAAAAACTTTCGCGGGGTTAAGACGCCACGTCGGATCGAACACCGTCTTGATACGCATCTGCACGGCAAGATCGGTTGCGGAGAACTGCGATGCCATGAGCTCGCGCTTTTCGATGCCGACGCCATGCTCGCCCGTGAGGCAGCCGCCCAGCTCGACGCAGAGCTTCAGGATAGCTTCGCCCGCCGCTTCGGCACGGTCGGCTTCGCTCGGATTGTTCGCATCGTAAAGGATGAGCGGGTGCAGATTGCCGTCGCCCGCATGGAAGATGTTGGCAACTTTCAAATCGTGCTCGGCGCAAATCTGGCTTATCCGCGTCAGCGCGTGCGGAAGCTGCGCGAGCGGGATGGTGCCATCCATGCAGAGGTAATCGGAGATTCGGCCGATGGCGCCGAACGCGGCCTTCCGGCCTGCCCAGATGCGCGCGCTCTGCTCGGGCCCCGAACTCATGACAACCGTTTTCGGATCGTACGCGGCTGCAATCTCTGCAATGCGTCCGAGCAGAATGCCGATCTCGTTTTCCGAACCCTCGACCTCGACGATCAGCAAGGCTTCGACGTCTAGCGGATAACCGGCACCGGCGAATGCCTCGCAGACTTCGATGGCGGCGTGGTCCATGTATTCGATCGCGACCGGAATGATGCCGGCCGCGATGATCGCGGCGACGCAACTGCCTGCCGCCTCCGGCGACCGGAAGCCGATCATCATCGGGCGCGCGCCTTCCGCGGCGGGAAGGATCTTGACGGTTGCTTCGGTCACGACGCCGAGCTGGCCTTCCGAGCCGATCATGAAGCTCAACAGATCGTAGCCGTTCCTTTCAAGCGACGTGCCGCCGATGTCGACGATCATGCCGTCGATCAGCACCATCTTGACGCCGAGCACGTTGTGCGTCGTCACGCCGTATTTGAGGCAATGGGCGCCGCCTGAATTCATCGCGAGGTTGCCGGCAATGGTGCAGGCCAACTGTGACGACGGATCGGGCGCATAGAAGAAGCCCTTCGGCGCAACGCGCGAAGTTATCTCGAGATTCGTGATGCCGGCTTCCACGCGCGCGAAGCGATTGACGTAATCGACCTCAAGGACGCGATTCATTTTCGAGACACAGAGAACGATGGCGTCCTCCGTCGGCAGCGCGCCGCCACAGAGCGAGGTCCCGGCGCCGCGCGGAATGACCTTGACGTCGTTCTCGTGGCAGAATTTCAGGATCTTCGAAACTTCTTCGGTCGTGCGCGGCAGCACGACGAGCATCGGCACATTGCGATACGCGGTGAAGGCGTCGGTTTCGTAGGCGCGCCGCCCATCTTCATCGAGGATCAGAAGGTCCGCGCCGACTCGGCTTTTCAGACCTTCGATCAATATGGGCCGACGGCGGATAACGCCAATATCCGGTTCAGGCAGCTCGATATGTGGCATCGCCAAACATCTCCTCAGCGACCACCCCGAATCGGCCGTGCGCCGCGCTGGCTTCCTTAAACTCATTGCGGCGGTTGTTAAGCATCCTCGCACGCGGCGGCGTGGCGAGCAATATCCGGCCGCGTCATGTTGTAGAGAGACTTTACGGCCGAACGTTCAATGACGCTCGTTGCGGCCCGGGAATCTTGGCCGACGGAACTCGGGGGGGCCACGAAATTCGGGGGGTCCGCGAAACTCCTGCGGCGCACGCCCCTCGCGCTCACGATCGCGAAATCGATCCTGAGCGAAGCATCCGCTCAAGCATGATTGGAGCGCCGCGTCGCAGCGCGGTGAATACAGAAGCTTGGTGTTCATGCGGCAGGTGTTGTGTTGAGAGCGACAGCCTTCGGCGCATGGGTCGGCGAAGGCAGACCCAGACACGACAAGCATGAGGCCCATCAGGATGGCGGCGCGCATCAATCCTTTTGCGCTCCCTACTGTTTGAACCATCCTACCGCCTCCTGGTCCCGGACCACGGTGCGGGACGGCGGGCCAAAACAAAACGAGGGAAACTAAGTACATGACCCTGAACAACGGCTGAACCATAGATTTGGCCGCCGGTACCGAGCCAATACCGTAGCAAAACCCTAGAACGCAAACTCCTCAAAAATATGGTCAATGTTCTGGCGCCAAGGGCCAGCATACCGCTGCAACAGGTCGTCGGATACGGTGCGGCCCTCCCCAGCGATTCGCTCAAGCGGGGCCAAATAGATCGTCTCGTCCTCGCTCATCGCATTGACGCGGCGGCGGTTCTTCAAACCGAGGCGAGAAATGTGCAGCGCTTGACGTGCAAGATCGCGGACGCTCGTCGACCGGAACGGAGTTGCCAGCGCCAATTTCGGTACGTCCGTTCGCAGTTTCCCGCGCTCCTCGGCCGTCCAGTCCCGCACCATTTGCCAAGCCTGGTCGAGCGCCGCCCCGTCGTAAAGGATGCCGGCCCAGAAAGC encodes the following:
- a CDS encoding FAD-binding oxidoreductase, producing the protein MPHIELPEPDIGVIRRRPILIEGLKSRVGADLLILDEDGRRAYETDAFTAYRNVPMLVVLPRTTEEVSKILKFCHENDVKVIPRGAGTSLCGGALPTEDAIVLCVSKMNRVLEVDYVNRFARVEAGITNLEITSRVAPKGFFYAPDPSSQLACTIAGNLAMNSGGAHCLKYGVTTHNVLGVKMVLIDGMIVDIGGTSLERNGYDLLSFMIGSEGQLGVVTEATVKILPAAEGARPMMIGFRSPEAAGSCVAAIIAAGIIPVAIEYMDHAAIEVCEAFAGAGYPLDVEALLIVEVEGSENEIGILLGRIAEIAAAYDPKTVVMSSGPEQSARIWAGRKAAFGAIGRISDYLCMDGTIPLAQLPHALTRISQICAEHDLKVANIFHAGDGNLHPLILYDANNPSEADRAEAAGEAILKLCVELGGCLTGEHGVGIEKRELMASQFSATDLAVQMRIKTVFDPTWRLNPAKVFPLAATETMRSGRAASTPEAA
- a CDS encoding FAD-binding protein translates to MTELLRPAAEWELQSMIAKLAAQKRRVEVVGHGALRNAGRVARSDIVLSTAGLKGVTLYEPTEIVMSARSGTPVYEIEAILAARGQMLAFEPVDLGPATGAPGGALSIGGVFATNFSGSRRILAGSARDNLLGVRAVNGRGELFKSGGRVMKNVTGLDIARGLTGSWGTLAVMTEVTFKVAPLPQTMLTLAYTGLPDDLAIEALTATMATPLEVSGAVHLPKGCAARLKQPKLKGIDQPVTLLRLETFSTAIEARKEKLKAALKVYGTPIELDAEETWSLWSEFRTLSVMPFSTETSLWRISTLPTKAAEIVFAIEKFMDSTAFYDWAGALIWLEVPAAADAGAADVRRAVSVRGGHATLIRAQPEVRASVDVFEPLKPEIERLTRGVKSAFDPDGLLNRGRMYANL